A genomic stretch from Deltaproteobacteria bacterium includes:
- a CDS encoding DUF4390 domain-containing protein: MRKQVWFLALCACLLASGLAWSQDARITDVIVTNTRDDLILYFRVEGCFTEDLEQAIMNGVPTTFTFLASLNRVRNFWKDKNLASLEIRHMVKFNNLKNEFVITRSEDKGRSIVVTSFSQAKQVMAEVENLKIEKLETLERNHRYQVRIKAELKKITLPFYLHHVFRFFLFLWDFETDWYTTDFMY, encoded by the coding sequence ATGAGAAAACAGGTTTGGTTTCTTGCCCTCTGTGCATGTCTTCTGGCTTCAGGCTTAGCCTGGAGTCAAGACGCGAGGATAACCGATGTAATTGTCACAAACACCAGGGATGATCTCATCCTGTATTTCAGGGTTGAGGGATGCTTCACCGAAGATCTGGAACAAGCCATCATGAACGGCGTCCCCACGACCTTCACGTTCCTGGCCTCTCTTAACCGGGTTCGGAATTTTTGGAAAGACAAAAACCTGGCTAGTCTGGAAATTCGCCACATGGTCAAGTTTAATAATCTAAAGAACGAGTTTGTCATTACACGAAGCGAGGATAAGGGAAGGTCGATTGTGGTAACTTCTTTTTCCCAAGCCAAGCAAGTCATGGCTGAAGTAGAAAATCTTAAAATTGAAAAACTTGAAACCCTTGAAAGAAACCATCGCTACCAAGTCAGGATAAAAGCCGAACTCAAGAAAATCACACTCCCCTTTTATCTACATCACGTTTTTCGGTTCTTTCTGTTTCTTTGGGATTTTGAAACAGACTGGTACACCACGGACTTCATGTACTAA
- a CDS encoding UDP-3-O-acyl-N-acetylglucosamine deacetylase — MNIHQHTLRRSTQCTGIGLHSGKKVTLTIKPAPVNHGIRFVRTDLAHKPVISAHFRNVIDTSLATTLGADGVIVSTVEHLMATLAGFNVDNALVEMDAYEAPIMDGSAGPFSAMLKEAGIRAQSARRHYFVVREPIEMVENGKKAGLYPSDTLRVTCTIDFDHPLLRNQSYSVSLDDGLFEKEISRARTFGFLHEVDYLKRNGFARGGSLENAVVVDKEGILNPEGLRFSNEFIRHKILDCIGDLSLLGMPIIGHIVAHKSGHTLNHCLLKKFIDQKSCWQTVGV, encoded by the coding sequence ATGAATATTCATCAGCACACGTTGAGACGGTCTACTCAATGCACGGGCATCGGGCTCCACTCGGGTAAGAAAGTGACCTTGACCATCAAACCGGCTCCGGTCAATCACGGGATAAGATTTGTGCGGACTGATCTGGCCCACAAACCTGTGATCAGCGCCCATTTTCGAAATGTAATTGACACGAGCTTGGCAACCACCCTTGGTGCGGACGGTGTGATTGTATCCACCGTTGAACACCTAATGGCCACATTGGCCGGGTTCAACGTAGATAATGCTCTAGTGGAGATGGACGCCTATGAGGCCCCCATCATGGATGGGAGCGCTGGACCTTTCTCAGCTATGCTGAAGGAAGCCGGGATCAGAGCCCAGTCAGCAAGGCGGCACTATTTTGTCGTTAGGGAGCCGATTGAGATGGTCGAAAATGGCAAAAAGGCTGGGCTTTATCCATCAGACACCCTTAGGGTGACGTGCACCATAGATTTTGATCATCCTCTACTAAGAAATCAGTCATATTCGGTTTCACTGGATGACGGCCTTTTTGAAAAGGAGATCAGCCGTGCCAGGACTTTTGGTTTCCTGCATGAAGTCGATTACTTGAAGCGGAATGGGTTTGCCAGGGGCGGATCGCTGGAAAACGCGGTTGTGGTCGACAAAGAGGGAATACTGAATCCGGAAGGCCTCAGATTCTCAAACGAATTTATTCGCCATAAGATACTTGACTGTATTGGAGACCTCTCTCTTCTTGGCATGCCCATCATAGGCCACATCGTGGCCCACAAATCAGGCCACACCTTGAATCACTGCCTGCTGAAGAAATTCATAGACCAAAAGTCCTGCTGGCAAACCGTGGGAGTCTAG